The Polyodon spathula isolate WHYD16114869_AA chromosome 21, ASM1765450v1, whole genome shotgun sequence genome contains the following window.
TATGAAGCCGGCTTATACTGGAAGGATATGCTTTTTCACAGATGCACAAAGATGCTATACCCTACTGACACAATTACTTAAATTTGGAACGATTGTAAACAATTGAAATAACATGGCATCTGACACACCCTGAATACACACTGTTCATAATTACACAGATAGTACAGCATATGGCAGTCTTgtcaaacatacattttcatcCACAAAAACAACTGCGATCCACATGTCAGCTAAAGCTGTGTTTTCCAACCTTCAGTGCCGAATTGAACTTAGTGCAGAATGTACCTACATTTTGACCTAATTAATTAACTCTAGCGTCTTAATTATTTCATCATTTGGGAACTGATGTACACACACCTCAGTTTGTAAGTGTTGGGTAGGATATAAATGACGTGGATTTGTAGAAACGGGTGGAGATGTATACAACTGTAGcccattttttttatgtgtgatCCTCCTAGACGTATTGGACCAATTCATAACTGTATTTTAGGAAAACTGGTTTGTATACTGAAGATACTGAATGAAAAACTCACTACAAAATAACATGATTACATACTGAATGCATTACTTTGTAGTGTATAGCTAGGTTTTTATACAGTATACcttaagtaaaaaagaaaagaaaaatacatttctgtttaattgtatttattactgtattgcttatttatatgGCAGGCTTTCAGTTTTTtctaactgcagttttttttgttttgttttttttgttttttacatagaCACTGTATTTCCATGTCATTAAAAAGGTCCACAGTAGTTACAGAATCAAAAGCATATTCTCTTGTATTATGTTGGATCATTAGTGAAATACTAGAACCTACAAAAACGACATGGTTAACAGAATTGAGGACTGTACTGCCATCTTCTGGCAATAATTCTCAAAAATGTTTAACTAGATTGGCCCAGacgtgtatattttttaaaatctaaaaccaGGTAACTATTTTTAATACAGTGATTCTACATTGCAacggggaaaaaaataatttgtgatcttttctttaattattcatataatacaaaagtaaaattgtTTACTTGTGCACTTTTCAATTTAATTAGCAGCTGACATTACAACAAAACACTTGGGAATCTTTATCAAAGGAAACTATGAAGTGGGTcaagttgtaaaataaaaatgagcaaGGGGGAAATTAGGGAAAACTATGCTTTTGGAAATTGGGTTCAATTTTAAAAGGAGAAGAGCTGTTTAATCTATGGGATTACATCCATGTTCAtaggggtgggggggttgtaaTCTAGGGCTGGTCATTGAGGGCTGCAATCAGACTGTAAATGTATGGGTTAAAACTAATGTCCACAAATGAGATATTGCTGAAGTTCATAATCTGAtaattgaggattttttttttctttttttaaaaaacaaacccccaaaaagATCTGAATTCAATGCTAAAAAATTCAGTTCAGTCAAATCGAGACTGGAATACAGATTTATTAAAAGCATCATTACCTTGTTAAAATAACAGCAACAAAAGCAAGAGACAAACCAGTACTTCCAAAAGGATTGATTGGAATATATCTTAAATATAATGAAAAGTATAAATCACTTCTATAAATATTATCTATAAAGTGTTACTGGCAACACCAATATCCATACTGTGCTTGCTGCACCTTGCATTTACTGATTCAAAACTGTCTATAAGCTATACTGTAAAAACTATATTGCCAACAGTATTGATTGATAGGAGCATTGATTTTTGAGTAGTcttataaaaaatttttttaaaaaacattaatttaagaCAAAGTGAAAATGAACATCTGGTTTACATAAAGAACCGGCTATTAAATGCCAACACAAGCATGTTCTTGAAATCAGACTTTCTAGTCTTAAAACGTGTTGTTTTTTCTCAACAACTTGCACAGAAACTTCTTTGCAAAGGattctgaaaatgtgtttctctgcCCCGGCTGTCTCCTTCATTTGGCTTTTTTCCCCTCACATTAATGTACCCTCCTTGATCTAACTAAACATCTCACACACAGCAAAGCGACTAAGAGAGTGTgcaaagaaaattattttaatactcCAACCATATAATAAAGCAATCTGCAGTCCTCTTTGAACTGTACTACTGGTCAAATCGACATGGAAAAAACACCTGGaactcatgaaaaaaaaacaggtatccAGCTTTTCGGATAAATGAGTCATCCTGAAGtttgaggggttttttttgtttgtttgttttttttttttgctttttgagcCTGTTGGTGGTTGACTTGATCAACGTATTCCCGTTTGAGAAAAGCCACAGGTgtatttttagagcattttacagcactgaggaatcaccctggattaTTTCAACCTGCCCTCTGCCTCTAAACATGTAATCCAGATTCCAGGTGAATTTTTAAGTACTGTAAAATACAGCTGGGTCTTATCCCAACAGGGTATAAGGTTATCAAATCAACTCCATAGCAAGCTTGCTGGAGAGAATGGGAGCAGTTATATAGCAAACAGAGCTAGCTTGACTTAAATGAAGGATattaacccccctcccccccctttaAGAAGGGAAACATGGGAGTTTAACTATCAAGTACAACAATTGGAGCAAATAAAAACCTGATCAACaattcagaaacaaaaacactaaagaaCTAATACATGGAATTAATATAATAACCACTACCTCCTCTTCAAACCTGTTTTGTACTTATATTGGTAAattgtatagaaaaaaaacaatgtatagtAAAATACCAATTACAGCAGGTGAGGCTATTAAAGTATTTGATAAACAGGTAGGAAAAGGCGATAGAGGACTGGTTTACATAGATGGCAACCTGGAAGTACCCAGGTTATTGGGTACCTTTTCAGATCAAATGCATTGTTACATTTCAAGCTGCTGTACTTAAGAAAGTCGTGGTGCACACTATACAGGCAAATAATTTGGTACACTggctatttttctgttttaacaggAAACAGGCttaataaaatgtaacagaaagGGGACTTCCCAGTGTTTAACTGCAACACATGAGCGAGCAGAAACTTACGATTAAAAGAACATTTGAAACTCAAAAGCACCATCACAGAAGTTTAAAATAACACTCTATTTTAGTTATTTCCACAGAAGACTCAAATTCACGTCTGTGCCTGCCCATGTCGACACAGCAGCTGTGTGGCCAACCCAGTAGAGATGATACTACCATACATTAGAACTAACTTTTGTACCATCTAGCATCAGTGCCAGTAAAAAAgactttcaaaacattttcacttCTACATGTCGATGTTGTTCCTTTATATTATGCACACTGTAGCAAAACAATTGcaattttgttaataaataaaatttgcaCTGGTAGGCAGTACTAGTGCAAATTTCAAAGTACTAGTAGGGAAGTTATTAAAAACACTGACGATcaccaatgctttaaaatatcaCTACAGAAACTATAACCCACTAATCGGTTGACTTGATTACCCTATTCCCCACCAGGATAAGCCAAAGCTGGGGGTTTTGCATCCACCACCTGTCCATGATTCGCCCTAAAAAAAGCAGTTAATGAAATCTAGAGGCTTGCCATGTGCTGACAAATAGCTCAGAAAATCCAGCGGTGGATTATCCCCCAAACAAAATGTAGTCTTATTAATTTACCTTAAAAGATGTACAAATGGGATTTATTGTTGGTGAGAATTCAAACAAATCTGATTCAACTTCTGCCTTCTAACAAGAAAATCTATTAATAACGATCcatcagtattatatatatatattatacacacacactggttcAAAAAGATCCAACTGAGAAACAGTTGGTATGATTTTAATGTATCAGAACTAATACTTGCTAGAATGCCAAACTGccgaaataaaagacaaagcaaaacaaattggGGGTATAAAAGATACACATTTCGTGTCCTTCCAATGGTAAAATCTAAACAGTACCAGGGTTCATAGTATTTTCAAGGGACATTTTTACAGAATATGTTTTTTGGGTAAAATAGAGGAATTCCTGTAAACTAGAACCCCTGCAGTGCAGCCTATTAGAGCCTGGAGCGATTGTTCAGTTGTGCCCGTCCTTGGTCACGCGGTCCTGTCGGAGGTGCTCTTAAACAGAGTTGACAGAGATGGGAATGGGGTTGACGTACGCGGCATCCTCTTGCCGTTTCCTCCGGAGCTCTGCGGGGGGGCGCGGGGGTGGGTTCGAGGGGGGTTCCTTCATACTTTGTCCAGGGCGTTCCTTGCTCTCTACTTGAGGCATGATGGGTTCCCACTGCTCTCCGCGGATGGCAGCCTGCATGGAATTAAAATAaggacaaacagtaaaacagGTGTATTGCAACGCATACAGCACATCATGAAACCACAGTGTTTACAGATAGCTAACATGCATCACATAACATAGGTCTTAACTAAATACCTATAAAGATCTTAACTGTGCCAGTCTGAAAGGACGAAATGCTtaagaaaatctgtattttaattttaaataattgtatctGTTGCTTTACTAGCttaaagaaagttcttagttTGCAAGTAGCCTGTTACTGTTTTACTTCATTTAGCTAAAATGATTGACACCCAGATGAAAGGGAATTGAAATGACCCAGAGAAACTTGAGGAAGTCACTCACCAGTAAATAGATGAGGCTGGCAAtcgcaacacacacacagccaagGACTGTGGGCAGCATAAATCCTCCTGGAACAGATAGACTGAAAAGAGAGGAACTTTCATTACATGCTGTTCAAGCACGTAGGCTAGGCCTGCCAAAAATAGGTGCAgcgtgtaaaaaaaaagaaaagaatcacTTCCTCTTCTGTggtaacacacgcacacacacacagtgtaattaatgttTCAATAAGAAAAATGTTTGAAGTATGATACCAGGTTTATTCTAGCtttgctgcaaaaacaaacataaaatgtgATATAATACTGAACAAACTAGTAATAATTCATTAAACCTTCTGGTCTATTTAAAAACTTCCTCATACATCTCCTTGACCAAACACAAAGTGATCTTGGAGTGATGTGTGTACCGTAACTCACACAGCATGCAGCCCTGCTCGGACAAAGTAGTTCCGTGTGAGTGGACCAAATGCTTTCACACAAACAGTCAGGTACCTCTGACCCCTGGAAAGACAATGAGAAGGACATCAGCTGTCATAtacaagaaatatataaataaaaaaaagatcccaagttaaaaaaaaaaaaaaaaaatcactgtgttCTATCTCTACcctatttcacacacacactttaactACACCCAAGTATTTCTACCGTAGGCCTCCTATTATCATCatctctaaaaaaacaaaaaaaataaataaatgtgagagACCCAATACAACATCATGTAAATTAAATctttataaactttaaaatataacatttaaaaaataaaaggtttgacacttttctgaaaaaaaagcaagacTACAACGGCAAATATAAAATTAGACCTATTAGTATCCTTAAAAAGTAGGTAACCTAAATCCACATTATGTACTTGTAATGTACTATAGCACAGACAGGTTTCTCTGTGTATCCTCAAATACAACTTAAGACTTAGAACTGCACCCCATTTTAGTTCTGTGAGTTCCAGCGCTGCTAATCTTACTTGCCTTCATCTGACCTGACTTCTTTACTCAGGATATTCCTGCCACCAAAGTATAGTTCTTACTTATGTAAAACAATACAGGCTAGCAGTGGACACTTGGACTTGGGTACACCTCTTTTTGTATGATCTTCCCAGAACGCTCATGAAAGCTCATTAAGGCAACGCTACAAGTTGTTGAGTTTCTCAAAGATATCGACAGGGTATGCTGCTCGCAGGATCTGAATAGACCTGGTGTTGATGTGTCCTGCACTCACGTTCTCTCAATGCTGGTGCCTTTTCTCCTCTTCCCTCTCGGGTATTCCAACAAACAGATGAACACGCCAGCAGCACTGGTTCAAAGGTCAAAGAAATGAAGAACTTTCAAAGTGATTCAGCATCTCTGCATTCCTCCTCCTGTCTATTAGCGAGCACTTGTTGGCAAAGAAATGGAAAAACACACCCAATTCATTCAGCCTTGTGTTTCCTCCACTTCAAAGACtgctatttttgtaattaaaaaaaaaaaaaaaaagtttttggaatGTATTCCCTTACAAAACTggtttctaaatgtatttaactaTTTCCTGGTAGCTTCTATTCCTAAACCAAATGTCACTGCACAACATTATACCAGTGAATCAGATAAGAggtgaggtttaaaaaaaaaaaaaaacactaatgtcaCTTTCTTCACGGAATTTTGAAAGACCGGTTTGAGGAGGTTTGAATTCTGACTTTATGTTGCATTCGTTGATGACGTTGATCGGTAATTACTTTGTATCAGTTACTTTTCATTTTAACTAATCCGCatatttttaatgaacaaaaaaaataatctagttGGAATTCAGTTTGAAATAAAAGTAATGTCAGCTAGTTATTTAACCTTAttcaaaaatgcatttttctgaaGCACAGTCAAATCCTATTTTTAAGGAATGAATAACATGCAAGTATCTGAATGAAAGGTGTATAAATGCAGTTTGTAAAGTCTGTTTGATTCGAAAGGATACATTCCATAGGCTGCAAATTGCCAGTCTTTAAATTGTCCAGCAACTCCCACTATGCCTCCTGTTAGCAGAACTGAAATAAGGAAGTAAACAGTGAGAAAAAAACTATCACAATCACCAGCAGTTATATATTGTGAAACATTACAGTAAATATGAAGAAACAATCcctttacagatttttttttttttttgcatgtgttttgttgAGCTCTGCAGAAAATACACTGAAGGGCAAgtcgttttaacatttaatcttaCATTTCTGACATCAACAATTTTATTTTGGATAACAACAAtcctattttttaatattttaatatatatatattatatatatatatatatatatatatatatattatattatatattatatatatctttaacATAAAGACTATAGTTTTATTCCTACTATAAAGAATACCAGGGTTTAAGATAAAAAAGTATTTCTGATATCAAAATAAAGGATACATTTCTATGTCAACAATTCTATTTGTGAtatcaaaaattatatttttgaaatgaaaaataatatgaGTTTTGTAATATTGTTCATATCAAAAATATTATCACTGATATCAACAAAACATTGCTCTATGGATCAGTGAATAACTGGAATAGAATCCCATGTGCATTTAAGCTTAAAGTTCTCCACACAATACAGCTTTATGTGCATTAATACAGGATGTAGCTTAAGCATTCACTAAAACAAATGCTTTACAAATCATATTAACTTTGCGCATACATATCATCAATAAAGACCAATTTCAGAACACTAGCAGCATAACAATAACGTttccaaaactttttaaaagttttacttaCTCAGTCCGGAGGCTAGAGCCTGTTCGTTTGCCCACATGGCCCATTCAATCTGACCCATTGTTCTTACTGCActtattaatgaaaaacaaaaaacaaaatgaaaactccGTTTTTTATTTGGTCTGTGTATTGCGGCGACAGTCTCAGCTACTGATAACTTGTTTCAGTGTAATATCGTGAAAAGTGCAATCCCTGCCTGCACGTACGCGTCACTTCCGACTGATTTGCattcactttgtttaaaaaaaaaaaaagaaaagaaaagacgAATCTGTCTGGTAAACTGTGTTTCTCTTCTTTTAAATTCGTTTCAGCTTCTGTCTCCGTGTATACTTATATAAATGTAAATTCTCCCTTTGCTAAACGTAATCTAGTATTAGGAGTGTCCGATGTATTTTAGGCGGTGGAACAGTTTTGGAAGGGTTTCCTTTTAAACTATGCTATTTATTACTATACCTATAATGAGTGTGGggagaatatatattttggtgattctaacatttaaaatattttacaaaggtAATAGTATCAAATTGTTTGTGGACTCATGTTTTAGATATTATTTTTTAGATGTTATTTTCAGTTACTCGCGGTTACCCCACccgttttttttctgtatggtcATCCTTTGCTCAAAAAGGCGTAGACCTCAATGTGTAGCAAGACTAAATACATTTCATACAATCAACGAAGTGCTAAGAGTTGATCTTTCACTCTGCTGCACCTATAACATCTTTGTTCCActttataaagtaaaaacaaatagtgTTTTAGCAGTTTATATCCGCTGCACAGCTGTAAATTAATGCTCTATCACTATACTGTATGCAAAACAGCACTGCGCAAGATAGAGCAATTAAGTTTAATAAAAACGGTATAAGTAGTATAACACAGACATGGCGTTAATTAGCTATGAGGACGTCCTCGGTTGTTTTTTGCATTATCAAtactgatgctcatgtaaaaattctggtaaagtacaaaagactccttcattttctcttgGTTTgtcgtgtaacatagatttggaggttgaatattaaataccaagcagtcatataaataccaCCAGCTATAGCTTGAACCCTAactttgacctcggtagaatatCAGCTCTAGTTACAATGTAATTGGTGAGCAAATCTGGTGCTTGTATCCTGTTTAAGTACTATTAAAGACACACCTccataaaatcttaaaatctgaTACTTTTAATGATGTATGATTAATAATGGCTATACTAAGCGCCATCAAAAATGGAttggttttccagatatatgggaATAATAACTTGTGAGATCAAATTAATCAATGGGTGAATATGTGTAGCTTGTTCAAGCAGACTCCTATTCACATTAATGCATACTAGTTGAAATGAGGAAAATTTATGTTACTCTGACGAAAGCAGCGTAATGTTTCACCAGTAAATCATGAAAATGCTACACTAATAGATTCCAAATAAGAAATGTTGTGTTCTAAAAAGGAAATGCTGAAGGCGTTAGGAGGTTCAACCTCCTAATACTGGTATGCGATGTACAAGCTTCGTTTAcacaggtttaaacaaacataccGCTACagaaatacatctttattttcatTCGATATAGAAAAGGTCTTTATCTGCATGTTGTGGCGGTCCTGATGGGGTAGCAGCAACACAGAGTCAACTCGTTCAATACAATTTCAATCACAccaaataacagaaaaaacaagaattataaaataaatgaagggtGTTGAAAACGTATAATTATACATCCTGTAAAACCACAAGGGCTACGTGTGTCTTGCTCAAATACCTCcaattaccttaaaaaaaaagagagagaaaagtcAGGTTTCACTTCTGCTACAAAGAAACAACACTTAATCTGAAATTACCCAAAACGATGACACTTTGCTGCGCAAATTTTTGTAACTTCTCATCAAGTGTTCACTGATTGTTAAATAACTAGCCTGCATGCTTTATGCAAAAGGAGCTGAATGTGCTGCTACAGTATTTAGTTGGCTGTATTTCATCtgcctttttaaagattttaaaatgcacCAGTAGGTAGAAggccaaacaaaataaacatgggtATTTACTGTAGGTAAATCATTAGTAATAAACCCCTAtgttaaaaaagcaacacatgtaTTTCAGCCTCTAGTACTTTGTTAGAAATAAAGAGTACAAGAGTCCTAACAATAAATGGTTATATAAAAGGACCGTAAAAGACCAGGCTGTAAggatgaaaaaatacaaagcaaaatatATTGGAAACCATTGCAGAGCAAGCCATGTTAAACACCAGTCTGTGGTACCTTCACTAGGTTTAAAAGTAAAACGAATCAAACACCTACAGCAGTAACACAAATGAGGCATTCATGGGTAAACCATCAATGAAGGTGCCCTGCAAATCAATATATATTACTCTGCCAGGTTCcaggttgtttctttcattaAAACTGTATCAGTGTTCAGTGATATCATTTGCAGTGGATCCTGGCTACACATTGTGGAGGCCAATTCTCAAGCACTTTGCTTCAAGTGCTTTGGAAGCCCGTCTGAGCCCAGCAGGTGGAGGCTTGTATCTTCTGCAACCCGAGGGCCCGGTCCTGCCTGTAGAAAAACAAAGAAGCAGAGAGAGGATTCAACTGAAGCCAGTGCTACCATTTAGTTATGGTGCAGCTGCCCTTATACAGCAAGcagcttcaaatgttattttcccagtctgtgttaaggtgctatCATCTGAGCTCCAGGATGCTCTTAAGATCTATTTGACTGCCATAGATaaatgtaacataggctagatcagccaaataGCCAGAGCCATCTAGCAACATACTGCTGCATATTAAATAGTGCTGGTGTACTAACATAAAGACACTTTTGCTGATCTAGCCTTCATTAGATATGTCAGTGGTGGGCCactagaactaaagagcagctcctgaacttgcAGTCAAACCAAGTCTTAAAAAAGCGGAGTATTtgacaaatcaaacaaaatatttttgtttttttgtttttttttgggtaaGGCTGCACAATCTGAGGGCTTTTCCTACCTTTGTGTTAATGATATAACTGATTCCTCTGGGACACGACTCCATCCCAATGGCAGATTTCAGCTCCTCTGTTACAGACACTGGGCTCACTGCCAGCCCTTTTAGGAACCTAGAGACACAGAAAGTGATTAActacatgtatttacagtacaacacTTACAGTGCTTGCTTCAACATCAGCCTCTGGTAAATGCTACTGTATCACATCACTTTTCATTTCACatcaaaaattgttttacaaacaATTTGAGTCAGTTTTTGTGGTTTTATCTGAGTCTGCAGCTGAGAAACACATGACAAACATGCACTGGTATTgaaagaaaaactgacatttgtattataaaattacAGCAAACATGCACAACTTGAGTATATTTGTTTTTCACCTTTCTTTTCAATTATTAACTCTTTTTGGCCATTTGAAAGTTTTATAAATGGTTAATTCCTCCCTAGCTCACCAAGAAtggttatttttatatacatgactaTGAGAAATATTTGCTTTGcaaatattaaatttaatattaaaggccctattcacaaaactttagaGACTgctttaaagaatgttttattcagggctgttttttttaaaatccaaatcaaatttattttttaactttttttttttatagaaggtTAGAAGTGTATTCACAGTTCTCACAAAAACTTTTAACCCCAGAGAACTGTAAATAAGTTTTTTAAATAGTTCCCAAAAACCCAAGTTCACTGATTTTCTTTGCCGccctataatattttttttgccaaCTTTCTTTtctatagaaaattaattacagtGTTTCTCATTCATCTGCACAGCAACGACAGTAACAGGAATTTAGAAAGGCTTTCTAAATTCCTATTTGATTGAAAATGTCAGGAACTCTTTGTTTTCTTGTTATGCCAAGTTCCGTGTCTGCAGCCGGCAATCACTGTGTTGAAAGAAATGACAAATAACAGGAAGCCCAGCAGTTACAAGCAACCAAAAcatagttattttgttttatttgggtcCTTATTCAAAATGTGGACCCTTATACACCTATCACCTATCGTGTCCATCTGTATATGGCATTTGTGTATAATCAGATAAACTATAActttataaacattttacaaatattgaCCATTGTgactgggattattattattattattattattattattattattattattattatgtttgtgtgCGGACGGACAAAAGCCATCCAACGTTACTGTTTATTGCTTGAGAAAGCCAGTCTCATAGTGTagctggggggggtggggttaaatccccatcccaaTAAAGcccgtgggaatgtggctgtagccttaataaggtaattgtttaataggtaattaagactccagccacagtataaaacacCTACTTCAGGCTCAGACAAACGCAGAGTATTAGAGAGAGTTAAGGAAGTAAGagcgaatgctaccagccagcgaaCACGGTACTCGGTTTTTATACTCAGaattatttgttagtgtttatttttgctttattttggtgttttgtataacctgtgtgtttaattctgtttattaataaaatactgagcgccaTAGCGTTTCAGTTTCACCCGTACGTCCTGTGTTTTTGgttttcctggtctgacgtcaccacccacacgcaccactcaagccatcctTTCAAAACCATGTATTAGTATAAACACCCATTTATTAATAACATAAAAGTTTTATAAACAATGATATcctttttcaatataaaaaataaattggcatTGCCTGTGCCTAATTATAGGTTGCAAAGCAATGTTCCATCTTTCATT
Protein-coding sequences here:
- the LOC121296377 gene encoding cytochrome b-245 light chain, which codes for MGQIEWAMWANEQALASGLILLTGGIVGVAGQFKDWQFAAYGIAAGVFICLLEYPRGKRRKGTSIERTGQRYLTVCVKAFGPLTRNYFVRAGLHAVLSVPGGFMLPTVLGCVCVAIASLIYLLAAIRGEQWEPIMPQVESKERPGQSMKEPPSNPPPRPPAELRRKRQEDAAYVNPIPISVNSV